The nucleotide window ACATAGATCAGCAAAAGCAGAAAATTAAACAGGAAGCAAACACTTGATTGACAGATGAGACGACACATCTAATAAACACTGCAAAATTCGACACACCATAATTCTAAACTACAACAGATAATGCATATGATAACTATTTCAGAATTCGCTCCATGTGGCATAATCATAAAGCATATAAGGGCACAGACAAATGCAAGCACAGCCTTTTATCAGTAGACAACTCACCTGAGCTCCAGCAAAATCAAGCTTGTTCCCCTTGTCCAAGAGTTCATCAACCGCTTGATCTGTGTCAAAGGTGACAAATCCAAATCCACGGGAGCGACCGGTGGAGTGGTCCCGCATAATCTGATGTTCCTTAACCTCTCCGTACTGTGAAAAGAAGTCGCTAAACTCCTCTGCCCATTTACAAAGAACATGTAAGTACCTCATTAACTATGCTCAAAGAAAAACTAGAAACGGAAAAGGGTAAAAGCAACCAAAAAAGGGCACCTTCATTTACGGTTGTTGGAATTCCACCCACAAATATCTTCTTAGTCTTGAAATCCTTAGACCCCATTGCTCCCCGGGGTATTGTTCGCTTGATTTCGACCTACAATGtatgtaaaaaaattataaagcaAGCTCCTTTTTTACAAACAAAAGATGCATACAGCTTGAAAATACCTACTTGTTTGCCATTGATAACATGAGTCTCCTCAATGACTCTATCAACCACAGAGGGGTCTGCATACGTCACAAACCCGAAACCACGGGGTTGCCCCGTCTTCCGGTCCTTCATTATCACTGAATCTATAATCTCACCGTACGCACCAAAATACTTTATAAATTGCGCTGCATTACCAGAAACAGATCCCCAATCagaaaccctaaaaactacaaaatcacagtaatcaactcagcagaaacgaaaattgaaattccTACCTGTAGTAGTCTCTCTTGCCAAACCCCCTATAAAGATTTTCCTACGGAATTACAGAAAAATAGCTAAGCTGAGAGTCGTTTTTTAACTGGGTTTGCCCTAAATTTTCTCGGGAACCAAACGGAGTTAAAATTAGAGGATAAAGAGAGCTTACCCGGGGCTGGCGCCGTCGCCAGTTTGAGGCTGGGACCTGCCGTAGTCGTCATCCTCCGCCGTCTCGTGTCTGTGGTCTGGCTGGTTATTGTCCTGAGCTTCGCCTTCGAGGTTGGGGTCATTGGTCCGAAAATCCATGGGGGTATCGGATTCTGAAAGGAGGAAGTACAGAGagcgaagaagaagtttgagcCCTAGAAAGTAGACAGAGAAGAGGAAGTAAGAAGGGTTGGCTGCCGAGGATCTTAAACCTCTCACCTCCCACgaattaaatatatatgtgttctttattttttttattttttttccctttttaaggAAGAAATAAATCTCCAATTAGGTGCGTCCGATATATTTATGAGGAATTTAAATCGAATTCTAAAATCCGTTACGCCGGGTGACAGACATGAACTTAACTATTATATTATGtttagatgaagaaatttaagattattaaggaattttaaaatgacgaaaattaaaataaagagattttattttctaaaatttatgaattttgttgtttggttaacttaaaagaacaattgaattgaaaacagaattgttaattttaaactcccaatcatagaaattgggaaatgatgcctatttaaacttggaaattctaaatttctatgttataaatccaaacaagggaatttgtgcatgtcaatttataaattctgacttttattcaaattccaagtttatttccctcatccaaacataatgttAGGTTTCTAATGAAATTGTTACAAGATTAGGACATGTTTGGTATAAAGATTTGTTATCTCGATGTGAAATCACACTTATTTTAAAAAAGAGTAAAACTTTAGTCGTGTACGTTTTTTGTCACACAAGTAATATTGAAAAAGTAGATTTGAAGTTTCATACCGATACTCTTCGTTACTCGAGTTATAAGTTGTAACTTGTAACAAAGTGAAAGGAGTTGGCGGTGAGGAAAAGCATAAGAGTCAAGTTAGAAATAATGTGAAAAAAACGTAGTGGAAAACGTTTGGATATCTTCGTCAAACAGAAATTTCCTATGCAATCACCTACTTttggcatgaacaaaagaacatCACAGGATAATCTTAGGCTTCAAAATCCTAACCGATTACTTAAACCGTAGAAATACATCGTATAAATACACTAACTGAACCAATGTACATGAAATACACCAAAATTTGGTCAAGAAATGCCTTGTTTGGCTCTCAACAGAGTCACATAAGGACTTGAGTTTACATCGTTACATGGTCCATCTTTCCGAGTGAGAGAGTTCCCTAGCTAACCTCTAAACGCTGGTCCAAGAAACTAGAACGTATTCTGTGGATTAACTCTCCTCCGCGGCTCTCGCCTGTAATATGGAGTTTCGTCTATTGTTCTTCTAACGTAATCTATGAACGGCTGAGGTGTTCGAGGAGACTGTTCGCTCGCAGCAGCTGGACTGCTAGTACGTTCGGGTGTGGCTGGGCCTGCAGTGCTTGGAGTGGCTGGAGCGTTAATGGATCTTCGAGATCTATCCAGTTCGTCCGCCCAATAACATATGATGCAAGCCACCATCCAACCCAATATAACAAGACATCCAAGCACGATTGCAATATATGCAATCACCATTAGCCAAAGTGGACGATCGAAGGTAGTTTCAGATGGCGTTTTATCTCCAGGGTCGCCGTTGACATCAATTTCCACACTCTGTCCTGCATACACGATATAAAATTTTATAGAATCTTGTTCGAGAGTACCTAAAGATTCACCTTCTCTGCTTCAATCACTTCTTGTAAAATTTCTTCTGGAGTGTAATACGAAGATTTAGGGAAAAAAAAGACTCACCATTGGCTGGAAGTGTAATGAAAATTGTATCTTTGAATCTCTTGGATCCTAGCATTTTGACCTGAAATGGACAAGTTACATAATCCATGAAAGATGTCAAAATTCAATATACTAAAATGAAATCAAACTGTTGTGTCAATCGGATGGACTCTGTTAAGGAAATACGATTTGGAACCAAGGAAACGCTTATATGTTACTTTTTAACATTttcaaattcaaactttcaCTCACCATCCTAAAGGACAAGTTTTACCAGTACTCACCTCATATTTTGCACGCCCACCGATCCCAGAACCTTCTTTATGGATGGGAGTAATGTGTAAAGAATCCCGCTCATGCCGATAGATTTCAACATCTACAATTAGAAGAAATCAACCGATGATGTCAGAGTCCAGAgcaagaggagagagagagatggccaAAGTGCAGTCTTCTTAGGTCTTACCTGTGTTTCCCAGGATTGTTATGGTAGTCTTGTTAGAGTCTGGGGTCAGCTTCAACTGCATTGAATCCTGAAACATTTCCAGAAACAGCCACATCAAAGACTATTAACATTATGATCTCGTTCAAGGGGACTCCCGGTATAAAAACTTATAGGTGCACTATACGACAATGTTTCAGAAGAATACGAAATACATGCCACGAGATATGTTGCTACCTTGCCCATCTCTAAAATGGAAAACCCTCCAACAAAAAGAGCAGAAGCAGATCCGGAAACATGATCTGCTTTTCTCAGTGAAGCTTTGATGGAAACAGATATATCTGATTTCATATCCTTTGACTTGGGTACCAAACGAACCAAATGCTCCGGTGAGTAAGGAAAAAAGCGGCAGTATGAGCTACCGGTATCAAGATCTAACCATGGTTTTGCGTACCTTTAGTTCATGACGAGAAAAGGAATATTAGCACATGAAAACAATTATTCAGCATATTTATAAACAAGTGAGGCTAGAACAAAAGAGTTGTACCCAACAAAAGGCGGGTCAACTCTACAGTCATACTGGAGTTCCTTGGTGTTTCCAAGCGCCTTAAACTCGTTGTCAGTACTGCTTTGGAATCAAatggaaaaaatgaaaacattGGTCTTCTCCTACAGAATTATTACTTGTGTTCTTCTGTCCCGGAAAGCATAATTGAACAACCAAGTAATGCATATAGAGCATTCATGAATACAAACCTGATCTTCACATAGAAGTTATATCCTTTAGTTGGGAAAGGAACATTTGTTAGTGTCTCAGTTGGAGCATCCACGGAAACAATATCCTCTGTTGGCACTATAACTGTTGTTCGCAGCTTCAAACTTGAAGCTTCAAAATATACTGATCACAAAATGAAACAGCGAATGAAATCTTGTGTCATCATATATTATTCACAAAAAATTACAGGGATAGGAtaagtttacaaaattttgtctagAACGGTAGATtcaacaaaacacaaaattgtTGTTTACCTTGAGTTGTACCTTCCCCAATTACTTCAGCCACCCCAGACAATGGGGATACAGATATGACACTTCCATTTGCAGTTCTCCAACGGCCAGAAATTTCATCATTTAAGCCTATCCACCAAGGCAAAAATTGTAAACATTGTGGGTGGTGAGCGGGAGGGGGAAACTTGCCTACACGATATATAGTAAATGGATTTCAAAGTAAATTTTTACCATAACTTACCCTCAATGCTGAAGTTAAGATGGCTTCCTGTTCGAAGAACTGGGTTTTGAGGATGTATATGAGCACCCACTGATACCTGAAGAAATCAAGTATTCAGTTGATCTTAAACAAGCACACAGCAGTTTAATGAAAACAAATATCACAAGAGCTCTACCAGGATATAGTCCGACTTCTGAGGCATACGATGGATGGATATTCGCACAAGCGCTCTACCATGTCGCATCGCCTTCAACCAGAAATTAGAAAACAGGAGTCAGTCTACGGCTCAGGAAAATCAAACGAATACTAAAATATACTGCTGTCCTTTCACTAGTCTAGATCTTGTCTATTCAAATGCATGTTGCTTGATGAATACTATATTTCCTTTTTGAAAGACAAAGAGAAGAAATCCTTATCACAGCTTCTTGCACGGAGTTATTTGAGTGAAGCAAACCTTGAGATGGATATTTCCACTGCCAACATGCGTGTTGCTGCTGTTGTTTATGGACACAACATCAGGAGAGTTGGTTGCCATATCAAAGAGAACGGCACCGTGTGCTtcatagaaagggtttcctggTCCAAGAAAAAACACAAGACTTAGAATAAGTTTGAAACGTATCAAGTACCAATATTGATTAAATAACTGAATCATTG belongs to Malus sylvestris chromosome 17, drMalSylv7.2, whole genome shotgun sequence and includes:
- the LOC126610337 gene encoding heterogeneous nuclear ribonucleoprotein 1-like — protein: MTPTSKAKLRTITSQTTDTRRRRMTTTAGPSLKLATAPAPAQFIKYFGAYGEIIDSVIMKDRKTGQPRGFGFVTYADPSVVDRVIEETHVINGKQVEIKRTIPRGAMGSKDFKTKKIFVGGIPTTVNEEEFSDFFSQYGEVKEHQIMRDHSTGRSRGFGFVTFDTDQAVDELLDKGNKLDFAGAQVEIKKAEPKKPNQPAPPSKRYNDSRPAYGGGYGESYGGYGGGSYGGAGAYRSAAAYGGRGSAYGGYGGSEFGGYGVYGGGGGGGGGGIGAYRGESSMGYSGRYGGAYSRGYDIGGGYGGAGEGYGGYGGAGGAAGGSGYGSGYDAGFGGGYGGGSGASFYGSRGGGYGGAGSGRYHPYGR